CGGAAACATCCAGGCCATCCGGCCCATGAAGGACGGCGTCATCGCGGACTTCGAGATTACCGAGGCCATGCTGCGCCACTTCATCTCCAAGGTGCACAATTCCCGCCGCCTGGTGCGGCCGCGCATCATGATCTGCGTGCCCACCGGCATCACCCAGGTGGAAAAGCGCGCGGTGAAGGAATCGGCCCAGAGCGCGGGCGCGCGCGAGGTGTACCTGATCGAGGAGCCCATGGCCGCGGCCATCGGCGCCAACCTGCCCATCCAGGAACCCACCTCGAACATGGTCGTGGACATCGGCGGCGGCACCACCGAAGTGGCCGTCATCTCGCTGTCCGGCATCGTCTATTCGCGCTCGGTGCGCGTGGGCGGCGACAAGATGGACGAGGCGATCATGACCCACGTCAAGCGCAAGTACAACATGCTCATCGGCGAATCGTCGGCGGAAGAGATCAAGATCAAGATCGCCTCCGCCTACCCCATGGACCCCGAGCAGCAGCTCGAGGTGAAGGGCCGCGACCTCGTCACCGGCATTCCGCAGAATATCATCATCACCTCCGAAGAGGTGCGCAAGGCCATTTCCGAGCAGGTCGAAAGCATCGTCCAGGCGGTGCGCATCGCGCTGGAACAGACCCCGCCGGAACTGGCGGCCGACATCGTTGACCGGGGCATCGTGCTCACGGGCGGCGGCGGCCTTCTGAAGGGGCTGGACCAGCTGCTGCGCGAAGAAACCTCGCTGCCCATCACCGTGGTGGACGATCCGCTCTCCACCGTGGTCATAGGCACCGGCAAGGCGCTGGACAATCTGCACATCCTGAAGGAGGTGTGCATAGATTAACGCCTCGCTCAAGCGCATCATCCTGCTTCTGGTACTGGCGCTGTTCCTGTACCTTGGCCTGTATACCTGGAACCAGAGAACCGGCGTGCTCGACAGGCTGGCGGAACACGCCGGTCTGGAATTCGTGGGCGCCATCCTGAAACCGGGCGTGTGGGCGAGGGATCAGGTCGTTTCGTCGTGGAACAATTACCTCGACCTGGTCGGGGTGCGCGAGGAAAACGAGGCGCTGCGCCAGCAGGTGCGCACTCTTTCGCAACAGGTGCAGGTTGCCTCCGAAGAGCGGACCGAACTGGCCCGCCTGCGCGCGTTGCTGGAACTGGAACCCCCCGAAGGATGGCGGCCTCTTGGCGCGCGCGTGGTGGCCAACAGGCTTGGCCCGCAGGCCGCGCTGGAATCGGCCATCATCAGCAGGGGGTACTATTCCGGCGCGGGGCCGGGCACGCCCGTGGTCACCCACGATGGCGTGGTGGGCCGCGTGTACCGCGCGGGGCCGTACACCGCCACGGTGCTGCTGCTGACCGATCCGGGCAGCCGCATCGCCGTGCTCAGCGCGGTCAACCGCACGGCGGGCATTCTGGTGGGCACCGGCCCCCGGGGCCTGCTGGAAATGAAGTACGTGCCCCAGAACGCCCGCATAGAAGTGGGCGAGCTGGTGCTTACCTCGGGCCTGGAAGGTGCCTTTCCCAAGGCGGTGCCGGTGGCCCGCGTGGAAAGCGTGTCCCAGTCCGACCTTTCGTTGTTCCAGACCGTGTACGCCAGCCCCCTGGTCGAACTTGAGGCCCTGGAAGAGGTGCTGCTGCTGGAACGGCCCCCCGTGCAGCCCGGCGCCCGTTCCTTGCCGTTGCCCACGGTCAACGCCACGCAAGGCGTTGGGCCGGGCACCGGCCATGGTCCCGGCCAGGGCAATTCCACTTCGGGGCACGGGGGGGCGCACATGCAGCCCGTGCAGACTGTCCCGTCCGCACAGCAGGGCACGCGCGCACCGCGACCCCAACCGTCTGCACAGCCGTCGGGGCAACAGTCCGGGCAGGCCCCCCGGCAATAGGCAGTATTCGTCCGGTCCGCGCCGCGTCGCATGGTCAGGCCTCCGCAAGGGCCTCCCCATCCGTGCGCGGCGTTCCGGTCCAGGTCCGTCGCGGCCTGGCGCCCGGCCAAAGCCAGTCCAACCCCAGCCAGTTGGGCACAACCACCCAGCAATGCCGGAACATTCATGAATTTCAGCAATCTTGCCTGGTGGGCCTGCTTCATCTTCGTGGGCGTGTGGCTCCAGCAGGTGCTGCCGGGCGTCGACGTGCTGGTGGCCGGGCTGTTGGTATCCTTGCAGGAGCGGCGCCACTACCAGACCTTCTGGCTGTTGCTGGTGCTGTTGCTGGTGCAGGAAGGGGCGGGCACGCTGGCCTTCGGCTCCACCGTCCTGTGGTACGGCGTGCTGCTGGTCTTCTTCAACGTGGGGCGCTGGCTGTTCGAGGCGGAAAACCTGGCTTTCGTGGTGTTGATCAGCCTTGGCCTCGGCGTGTGCCACTTCCTGTTCACGCTGATGATGGCCTCGTTGCAGCAGTTGGACATTCCGCGGGACAGGCTGCTGCTGGAAAGCGTGTGGCAGGCCTGCGTCGTTCCCCCGGCCTGGTGGCTGACCCATTTCGTGCGCCGGAGATGCATGGGCGATGCGCATCCAGTTTGAGCCGGAAGGCTTTCAGCCGCCCCGCGCGGGCCTGATACTGCTCCAGTGCATCGTGGCGGGGCTGTTTTTCCTGTTCGTGGTGCGTTTCTGGTACCTGCAGATTCACCGGGGCGATGATTTCGCGCGCCTGGCCCGCGAAAACCGGCTGCGCCAGGAACGCATCTACGCTTCGCGCGGGCTGCTGCGTGACCGCGACGGACGCCTGCTGGCCGAGAACCGTCCCGCCTTCGGCCTGGCCCTG
This genomic window from Nitratidesulfovibrio sp. SRB-5 contains:
- a CDS encoding rod shape-determining protein is translated as MAKILDFVLGMFSNDLAIDLGTANTCVYVKGQGIVLREPSVVAVKKDTRGNNVVLAVGHDAKRMLGRTPGNIQAIRPMKDGVIADFEITEAMLRHFISKVHNSRRLVRPRIMICVPTGITQVEKRAVKESAQSAGAREVYLIEEPMAAAIGANLPIQEPTSNMVVDIGGGTTEVAVISLSGIVYSRSVRVGGDKMDEAIMTHVKRKYNMLIGESSAEEIKIKIASAYPMDPEQQLEVKGRDLVTGIPQNIIITSEEVRKAISEQVESIVQAVRIALEQTPPELAADIVDRGIVLTGGGGLLKGLDQLLREETSLPITVVDDPLSTVVIGTGKALDNLHILKEVCID
- the mreC gene encoding rod shape-determining protein MreC, whose protein sequence is MFLYLGLYTWNQRTGVLDRLAEHAGLEFVGAILKPGVWARDQVVSSWNNYLDLVGVREENEALRQQVRTLSQQVQVASEERTELARLRALLELEPPEGWRPLGARVVANRLGPQAALESAIISRGYYSGAGPGTPVVTHDGVVGRVYRAGPYTATVLLLTDPGSRIAVLSAVNRTAGILVGTGPRGLLEMKYVPQNARIEVGELVLTSGLEGAFPKAVPVARVESVSQSDLSLFQTVYASPLVELEALEEVLLLERPPVQPGARSLPLPTVNATQGVGPGTGHGPGQGNSTSGHGGAHMQPVQTVPSAQQGTRAPRPQPSAQPSGQQSGQAPRQ